In Crassostrea angulata isolate pt1a10 chromosome 6, ASM2561291v2, whole genome shotgun sequence, a genomic segment contains:
- the LOC128188898 gene encoding solute carrier family 12 member 6-like isoform X3: MSQRFTVIKANEESPIGEGSDSYGTVKNGQIAGQYGAIYGEDTTRNIDSNPLASNDELESPYSQQMELYADDLHERGKISQILNRIANYQGGVEPNISENYQSSPKKVKLGTLLGVYLPTIQNIFGVLLFIRMTWIVGMAGSIESMGIVVICCCTTFLTAISMSAIATNGVVPGGGSYFMISRSLGPEFGGAVGVLFYLGTSVASSMYIIGSVEILVKFIAPALSIFGDVNEEANAFNAYRIYGTGILIILALIVFIGVRFVSKFAALSLACVILSILCIYIGIFAATEDDNVKICYLGDRLLTSAIAETNGVFTCSKDNYTTLYNTHCFNNTCDDYFNEHTTRVVDGIPGLSSGVFHANLHNRYTEEGKIIGTEDRGKRAYGEIVADITSSFMVLLAIYFPSVTGIMAGSNRSGDLADASRSIPTGTIAAILTTSAVYVTSVLFFAGTIEGDLLRDKFGESINGGLVVAKLAWPNEWVILIGSFLSTLGAGLQSLTGAPRLLQAIASDGVIPFLNVFGVTTKRGEPFRALLLTALISELGILVANLDMVAPIITMFFLMCYGFVNMACALQTLLRTPSWRPRFKFYHWILSLLGLALCVTLMFISSWYYALVAIGIAVCIYKYIEYKGAEKEWGDGIRGLAMSAARYSLLRLQQGTPHTKNWRPQLLVLMKLEEDLSPKYPQMAAFASQLKAGKGLTLVNSVIEGKYMERFNDAQTAKQKLNKTIEQFGVKGFADVLVSENVAVGMCHMIQNAGLGGLRHNTVMIGWPYGWRHDHNERSYKVFLEAVKNINSGQMALLAVKGINLFPSSNEKLKGTIDVWWIVHDGGMLMLLPFLLKQHKTWKHCRLRVFTVAQLEDNTIQMKKDLEMFMYQLRIEAEVHVLEMSNSDISAYTYERTLMMEQRTEMLKQMKKQNVKEVQSIVDQSRVTTVSPTKIQLEPVQEESQQGPESTTDEEKLEIHQYTFTPGAAKVKPPVSNNGKAGDYLQIKPDSSYNGVHNKKPDKKNIRRMHTAVRLNEVIIEKSHEAQLVILNLPAPPKTEAGELNFMEYLEVLTEGLDRVLMVRGCGNEVITIYS, translated from the exons GTGAGGACACGACACGGAACATTGATAGCAACCCCCTGGCCAGCAACGATGAACTGGAATCTCCTTACTCCCAGCAGATGGAGCTGTATGCA GATGATCTGCATGAAAGAGGAAAAATCTCTCAAATTCTCAACCGCATTGCCAATTACCAGGGAGGTGTTGAACCCAATATCAGTGAAAACTACCAGTCGAGTCCAAAGAAG GTGAAACTTGGTACACTGCTAGGAGTGTACTTACCCACAATACAGAATATCTTTGGAGTGCTTCTGTTTATTCGTATGACATGGATCGTGGGGATGGCAGGATCTATAGAAAGCATGGGAATAGTTGTCATCTGCTGTTGTACT ACTTTTCTGACGGCCATTTCTATGAGTGCCATAGCAACCAATGGAGTGGTCCCTGGGGGTGGGTCCTACTTCATGATCTCCCGCTCACTGGGGCCTGAGTTTGGAGGAGCTGTAGGGGTACTGTTCTACCTGGGAACCTCTGTAGCATCTTCCATGTACATCATAGGATCAGTGGAAATTCTAGTG aaATTCATTGCTCCTGCCTTGTCAATTTTTGGAGATGTTAATGAGGAGGCCAATGCTTTCAATGCGTACCGTATTTATGGCACAGGGATTCTGATCATCCTTGCCTTAATAGTGTTTATTGGGGTGCGATTTGTTAGCAAGTTTGCAGCCCTTTCACTGGCTTGTGTCATTCTGTCTATATTGTGTATTTACATTGGAATATTTGCTGCCACTGAAGACGATAATGTAAA GATCTGTTACTTAGGAGATAGACTATTAACAAGTGCCATTGCGGAGACTAACGgggtatttacatgtagtaaGGACAACTACACCACACTGTACAACACGCACTGCTTCAACAACACCTGCGACGACTACTTCAATGAACACACCACCAGGGTGGTGGACGGGATTCCAGGACTCAGCAGTGGGGTGTTTCACG CTAATCTGCACAATCGCTACACAGAGGAGGGCAAAATCATTGGTACAGAAGATCGTGGTAAACGGGCTTATGGAGAAATTGTAGCCGACATCACTTCCTCTTTTATGGTTCTTTTGGCCATATACTTCCCTTCTGTAACAG GTATAATGGCAGGCTCTAACAGATCAGGAGACCTTGCAGATGCCTCCCGGTCCATCCCGACTGGAACCATAGCAGCCATTCTGACCACTTCCGCTGTCT ATGTTACTAGTGTCCTGTTCTTTGCTGGAACTATTGAAGGAGACCTACTCAGAGACAA ATTTGGAGAAAGCATCAATGGGGGCTTAGTGGTAGCTAAACTGGCATGGCCAAATGAATGGGTGATTTTGATTGGTTCATTTTTGTCAACTCTTGGAGCTGGTCTCCAGAGTCTTACAG GTGCACCCAGATTGTTGCAAGCCATTGCAAGTGATGGAGTTATTCCCTTCCTGAATGTCTTTGGTGTGACCACTAAGAGAGGAGAGCCATTCCGGGCTCTTCTGTTAACCGCCCTCATCTCAGAATTAGGCATCTTGGTAGCCAACCTTGATATGGTGGCACCTATCATCACCAT GTTCTTCCTTATGTGTTATGGATTTGTCAACATGGCCTGTGCCTTGCAGACATTACTTAGAACACCTAGCTGGAGACCTCGATTCAAGTTTTACCACTG GATTCTCTCCCTTCTGGGATTAGCATTGTGTGTCACTCTGATGTTTATATCTAGCTGGTACTATGCTTTGGTAGCAATTGGCATCGCTGTCTGCATATACAAGTACATTGAATACAAAGG aGCTGAGAAAGAGTGGGGAGATGGAATCCGTGGGTTAGCTATGTCTGCTGCTCGCTACTCCCTGCTGCGACTACAACAAGGGACGCCACACACCAAGAACTGGAG ACCACAGCTGTTAGTGTTGATGAAACTAGAGGAAGACCTGAGTCCCAAGTATCCACAAATGGCTGCGTTTGCCAGTCAGCTGAAAGCAG GAAAAGGTTTGACTTTGGTGAACTCTGTAATTGAGGGTAAATACATGGAGAGATTCAATGATGCTCAGACTGCTAAACAG AAATTGAACAAGACCATTGAACAGTTTGGGGTCAAAGGATTTGCCGATGTTTTGGTCAGTGAAAATGTGGCTGTTGGGATGTGCCACAT GATTCAGAATGCTGGTCTGGGAGGACTGCGACACAACACTGTGATGATTGGCTGGCCATATGGGTGGAGACATGATCATAATGAAAGAAGCTACAAGGTCTTTCTAG aggctgtaaaaaatataaactcaGGACAGATGGCGCTGTTAGCCGTAAAAGGAATCAACCTTTTCCCATCGTCCAATGAGAAGCTGAAAGGAACCATCGATGTCTGGTGGATTGTG CATGATGGAGGTATGCTGATGTTGCTGCCCTTCCTGCTGAAGCAACACAAGACGTGGAAGCACTGCAGACTGAGGGTCTTCACCGTGGCTC AACTGGAGGATAACACCATTCAGATGAAGAAGGACCTGGAGATGTTTATGTATCAGCTGCGTATAGAGGCAGAGGTTCATGTTCTTGAAATG AGTAATAGTGACATCTCTGCCTACACTTATGAAAGAACACTAATGATGGAACAAAGAACAGAGATGTTGAAACAGATGAAGAAGCAGAATGTCAAAGAG GTTCAGTCCATTGTTGACCAGTCCAGAGTGACCACTGTATCCCCCACCAAAATCCAGTTAGAGCCGGTTCAGGAGGAGTCACAGCAGGGCCCAGAGAGTACCACCGACGAGGAGAAGCTGGAGATACACCAGTACACCTTCACCCCAGGGGCAGCCAAGGTCAAACCCCCAGTCAGTAACAATGGGAAGGCTGGGGACTACCTCCAAATCAAACC CGATTCCTCATATAATGGCGTTCATAATAAGAAACC GGACAAGAAAAATATACGACGCATGCACACAGCAGTGCGACTGAATGAGGTCATCATTGAGAAGTCCCACGAGGCCCAGCTTGTGATTCTGAATTTACCAGCCCCACCCAAAACAGAAGCAGGGGAACTGAACT TTATGGAGTACTTGGAGGTGTTGACTGAGGGCTTAGACCGAGTTCTGATGGTTCGAGGATGTGGAAATGAAGTCATCACAATCTATTCATAG
- the LOC128188898 gene encoding solute carrier family 12 member 6-like isoform X4 yields MSQRFTVIKANEESPIGEGSDSYGTVKNGQIAGEDTTRNIDSNPLASNDELESPYSQQMELYADDLHERGKISQILNRIANYQGGVEPNISENYQSSPKKVKLGTLLGVYLPTIQNIFGVLLFIRMTWIVGMAGSIESMGIVVICCCTTFLTAISMSAIATNGVVPGGGSYFMISRSLGPEFGGAVGVLFYLGTSVASSMYIIGSVEILVKFIAPALSIFGDVNEEANAFNAYRIYGTGILIILALIVFIGVRFVSKFAALSLACVILSILCIYIGIFAATEDDNVKICYLGDRLLTSAIAETNGVFTCSKDNYTTLYNTHCFNNTCDDYFNEHTTRVVDGIPGLSSGVFHANLHNRYTEEGKIIGTEDRGKRAYGEIVADITSSFMVLLAIYFPSVTGIMAGSNRSGDLADASRSIPTGTIAAILTTSAVYVTSVLFFAGTIEGDLLRDKFGESINGGLVVAKLAWPNEWVILIGSFLSTLGAGLQSLTGAPRLLQAIASDGVIPFLNVFGVTTKRGEPFRALLLTALISELGILVANLDMVAPIITMFFLMCYGFVNMACALQTLLRTPSWRPRFKFYHWILSLLGLALCVTLMFISSWYYALVAIGIAVCIYKYIEYKGAEKEWGDGIRGLAMSAARYSLLRLQQGTPHTKNWRPQLLVLMKLEEDLSPKYPQMAAFASQLKAGKGLTLVNSVIEGKYMERFNDAQTAKQKLNKTIEQFGVKGFADVLVSENVAVGMCHMIQNAGLGGLRHNTVMIGWPYGWRHDHNERSYKVFLEAVKNINSGQMALLAVKGINLFPSSNEKLKGTIDVWWIVHDGGMLMLLPFLLKQHKTWKHCRLRVFTVAQLEDNTIQMKKDLEMFMYQLRIEAEVHVLEMSNSDISAYTYERTLMMEQRTEMLKQMKKQNVKEVQSIVDQSRVTTVSPTKIQLEPVQEESQQGPESTTDEEKLEIHQYTFTPGAAKVKPPVSNNGKAGDYLQIKPDSSYNGVHNKKPDKKNIRRMHTAVRLNEVIIEKSHEAQLVILNLPAPPKTEAGELNFMEYLEVLTEGLDRVLMVRGCGNEVITIYS; encoded by the exons GTGAGGACACGACACGGAACATTGATAGCAACCCCCTGGCCAGCAACGATGAACTGGAATCTCCTTACTCCCAGCAGATGGAGCTGTATGCA GATGATCTGCATGAAAGAGGAAAAATCTCTCAAATTCTCAACCGCATTGCCAATTACCAGGGAGGTGTTGAACCCAATATCAGTGAAAACTACCAGTCGAGTCCAAAGAAG GTGAAACTTGGTACACTGCTAGGAGTGTACTTACCCACAATACAGAATATCTTTGGAGTGCTTCTGTTTATTCGTATGACATGGATCGTGGGGATGGCAGGATCTATAGAAAGCATGGGAATAGTTGTCATCTGCTGTTGTACT ACTTTTCTGACGGCCATTTCTATGAGTGCCATAGCAACCAATGGAGTGGTCCCTGGGGGTGGGTCCTACTTCATGATCTCCCGCTCACTGGGGCCTGAGTTTGGAGGAGCTGTAGGGGTACTGTTCTACCTGGGAACCTCTGTAGCATCTTCCATGTACATCATAGGATCAGTGGAAATTCTAGTG aaATTCATTGCTCCTGCCTTGTCAATTTTTGGAGATGTTAATGAGGAGGCCAATGCTTTCAATGCGTACCGTATTTATGGCACAGGGATTCTGATCATCCTTGCCTTAATAGTGTTTATTGGGGTGCGATTTGTTAGCAAGTTTGCAGCCCTTTCACTGGCTTGTGTCATTCTGTCTATATTGTGTATTTACATTGGAATATTTGCTGCCACTGAAGACGATAATGTAAA GATCTGTTACTTAGGAGATAGACTATTAACAAGTGCCATTGCGGAGACTAACGgggtatttacatgtagtaaGGACAACTACACCACACTGTACAACACGCACTGCTTCAACAACACCTGCGACGACTACTTCAATGAACACACCACCAGGGTGGTGGACGGGATTCCAGGACTCAGCAGTGGGGTGTTTCACG CTAATCTGCACAATCGCTACACAGAGGAGGGCAAAATCATTGGTACAGAAGATCGTGGTAAACGGGCTTATGGAGAAATTGTAGCCGACATCACTTCCTCTTTTATGGTTCTTTTGGCCATATACTTCCCTTCTGTAACAG GTATAATGGCAGGCTCTAACAGATCAGGAGACCTTGCAGATGCCTCCCGGTCCATCCCGACTGGAACCATAGCAGCCATTCTGACCACTTCCGCTGTCT ATGTTACTAGTGTCCTGTTCTTTGCTGGAACTATTGAAGGAGACCTACTCAGAGACAA ATTTGGAGAAAGCATCAATGGGGGCTTAGTGGTAGCTAAACTGGCATGGCCAAATGAATGGGTGATTTTGATTGGTTCATTTTTGTCAACTCTTGGAGCTGGTCTCCAGAGTCTTACAG GTGCACCCAGATTGTTGCAAGCCATTGCAAGTGATGGAGTTATTCCCTTCCTGAATGTCTTTGGTGTGACCACTAAGAGAGGAGAGCCATTCCGGGCTCTTCTGTTAACCGCCCTCATCTCAGAATTAGGCATCTTGGTAGCCAACCTTGATATGGTGGCACCTATCATCACCAT GTTCTTCCTTATGTGTTATGGATTTGTCAACATGGCCTGTGCCTTGCAGACATTACTTAGAACACCTAGCTGGAGACCTCGATTCAAGTTTTACCACTG GATTCTCTCCCTTCTGGGATTAGCATTGTGTGTCACTCTGATGTTTATATCTAGCTGGTACTATGCTTTGGTAGCAATTGGCATCGCTGTCTGCATATACAAGTACATTGAATACAAAGG aGCTGAGAAAGAGTGGGGAGATGGAATCCGTGGGTTAGCTATGTCTGCTGCTCGCTACTCCCTGCTGCGACTACAACAAGGGACGCCACACACCAAGAACTGGAG ACCACAGCTGTTAGTGTTGATGAAACTAGAGGAAGACCTGAGTCCCAAGTATCCACAAATGGCTGCGTTTGCCAGTCAGCTGAAAGCAG GAAAAGGTTTGACTTTGGTGAACTCTGTAATTGAGGGTAAATACATGGAGAGATTCAATGATGCTCAGACTGCTAAACAG AAATTGAACAAGACCATTGAACAGTTTGGGGTCAAAGGATTTGCCGATGTTTTGGTCAGTGAAAATGTGGCTGTTGGGATGTGCCACAT GATTCAGAATGCTGGTCTGGGAGGACTGCGACACAACACTGTGATGATTGGCTGGCCATATGGGTGGAGACATGATCATAATGAAAGAAGCTACAAGGTCTTTCTAG aggctgtaaaaaatataaactcaGGACAGATGGCGCTGTTAGCCGTAAAAGGAATCAACCTTTTCCCATCGTCCAATGAGAAGCTGAAAGGAACCATCGATGTCTGGTGGATTGTG CATGATGGAGGTATGCTGATGTTGCTGCCCTTCCTGCTGAAGCAACACAAGACGTGGAAGCACTGCAGACTGAGGGTCTTCACCGTGGCTC AACTGGAGGATAACACCATTCAGATGAAGAAGGACCTGGAGATGTTTATGTATCAGCTGCGTATAGAGGCAGAGGTTCATGTTCTTGAAATG AGTAATAGTGACATCTCTGCCTACACTTATGAAAGAACACTAATGATGGAACAAAGAACAGAGATGTTGAAACAGATGAAGAAGCAGAATGTCAAAGAG GTTCAGTCCATTGTTGACCAGTCCAGAGTGACCACTGTATCCCCCACCAAAATCCAGTTAGAGCCGGTTCAGGAGGAGTCACAGCAGGGCCCAGAGAGTACCACCGACGAGGAGAAGCTGGAGATACACCAGTACACCTTCACCCCAGGGGCAGCCAAGGTCAAACCCCCAGTCAGTAACAATGGGAAGGCTGGGGACTACCTCCAAATCAAACC CGATTCCTCATATAATGGCGTTCATAATAAGAAACC GGACAAGAAAAATATACGACGCATGCACACAGCAGTGCGACTGAATGAGGTCATCATTGAGAAGTCCCACGAGGCCCAGCTTGTGATTCTGAATTTACCAGCCCCACCCAAAACAGAAGCAGGGGAACTGAACT TTATGGAGTACTTGGAGGTGTTGACTGAGGGCTTAGACCGAGTTCTGATGGTTCGAGGATGTGGAAATGAAGTCATCACAATCTATTCATAG
- the LOC128188898 gene encoding solute carrier family 12 member 4-like isoform X1, whose protein sequence is MESDEIEETIQIREVEDSGENNETRGEETESTTLLSTSPSGEDVGGIVVQGSGGSIFQVTPAIVVHEVEPNRNGKPCKVDFDDENDDDGEDTTRNIDSNPLASNDELESPYSQQMELYADDLHERGKISQILNRIANYQGGVEPNISENYQSSPKKVKLGTLLGVYLPTIQNIFGVLLFIRMTWIVGMAGSIESMGIVVICCCTTFLTAISMSAIATNGVVPGGGSYFMISRSLGPEFGGAVGVLFYLGTSVASSMYIIGSVEILVKFIAPALSIFGDVNEEANAFNAYRIYGTGILIILALIVFIGVRFVSKFAALSLACVILSILCIYIGIFAATEDDNVKICYLGDRLLTSAIAETNGVFTCSKDNYTTLYNTHCFNNTCDDYFNEHTTRVVDGIPGLSSGVFHANLHNRYTEEGKIIGTEDRGKRAYGEIVADITSSFMVLLAIYFPSVTGIMAGSNRSGDLADASRSIPTGTIAAILTTSAVYVTSVLFFAGTIEGDLLRDKFGESINGGLVVAKLAWPNEWVILIGSFLSTLGAGLQSLTGAPRLLQAIASDGVIPFLNVFGVTTKRGEPFRALLLTALISELGILVANLDMVAPIITMFFLMCYGFVNMACALQTLLRTPSWRPRFKFYHWILSLLGLALCVTLMFISSWYYALVAIGIAVCIYKYIEYKGAEKEWGDGIRGLAMSAARYSLLRLQQGTPHTKNWRPQLLVLMKLEEDLSPKYPQMAAFASQLKAGKGLTLVNSVIEGKYMERFNDAQTAKQKLNKTIEQFGVKGFADVLVSENVAVGMCHMIQNAGLGGLRHNTVMIGWPYGWRHDHNERSYKVFLEAVKNINSGQMALLAVKGINLFPSSNEKLKGTIDVWWIVHDGGMLMLLPFLLKQHKTWKHCRLRVFTVAQLEDNTIQMKKDLEMFMYQLRIEAEVHVLEMSNSDISAYTYERTLMMEQRTEMLKQMKKQNVKEVQSIVDQSRVTTVSPTKIQLEPVQEESQQGPESTTDEEKLEIHQYTFTPGAAKVKPPVSNNGKAGDYLQIKPDSSYNGVHNKKPDKKNIRRMHTAVRLNEVIIEKSHEAQLVILNLPAPPKTEAGELNFMEYLEVLTEGLDRVLMVRGCGNEVITIYS, encoded by the exons GTGAGGACACGACACGGAACATTGATAGCAACCCCCTGGCCAGCAACGATGAACTGGAATCTCCTTACTCCCAGCAGATGGAGCTGTATGCA GATGATCTGCATGAAAGAGGAAAAATCTCTCAAATTCTCAACCGCATTGCCAATTACCAGGGAGGTGTTGAACCCAATATCAGTGAAAACTACCAGTCGAGTCCAAAGAAG GTGAAACTTGGTACACTGCTAGGAGTGTACTTACCCACAATACAGAATATCTTTGGAGTGCTTCTGTTTATTCGTATGACATGGATCGTGGGGATGGCAGGATCTATAGAAAGCATGGGAATAGTTGTCATCTGCTGTTGTACT ACTTTTCTGACGGCCATTTCTATGAGTGCCATAGCAACCAATGGAGTGGTCCCTGGGGGTGGGTCCTACTTCATGATCTCCCGCTCACTGGGGCCTGAGTTTGGAGGAGCTGTAGGGGTACTGTTCTACCTGGGAACCTCTGTAGCATCTTCCATGTACATCATAGGATCAGTGGAAATTCTAGTG aaATTCATTGCTCCTGCCTTGTCAATTTTTGGAGATGTTAATGAGGAGGCCAATGCTTTCAATGCGTACCGTATTTATGGCACAGGGATTCTGATCATCCTTGCCTTAATAGTGTTTATTGGGGTGCGATTTGTTAGCAAGTTTGCAGCCCTTTCACTGGCTTGTGTCATTCTGTCTATATTGTGTATTTACATTGGAATATTTGCTGCCACTGAAGACGATAATGTAAA GATCTGTTACTTAGGAGATAGACTATTAACAAGTGCCATTGCGGAGACTAACGgggtatttacatgtagtaaGGACAACTACACCACACTGTACAACACGCACTGCTTCAACAACACCTGCGACGACTACTTCAATGAACACACCACCAGGGTGGTGGACGGGATTCCAGGACTCAGCAGTGGGGTGTTTCACG CTAATCTGCACAATCGCTACACAGAGGAGGGCAAAATCATTGGTACAGAAGATCGTGGTAAACGGGCTTATGGAGAAATTGTAGCCGACATCACTTCCTCTTTTATGGTTCTTTTGGCCATATACTTCCCTTCTGTAACAG GTATAATGGCAGGCTCTAACAGATCAGGAGACCTTGCAGATGCCTCCCGGTCCATCCCGACTGGAACCATAGCAGCCATTCTGACCACTTCCGCTGTCT ATGTTACTAGTGTCCTGTTCTTTGCTGGAACTATTGAAGGAGACCTACTCAGAGACAA ATTTGGAGAAAGCATCAATGGGGGCTTAGTGGTAGCTAAACTGGCATGGCCAAATGAATGGGTGATTTTGATTGGTTCATTTTTGTCAACTCTTGGAGCTGGTCTCCAGAGTCTTACAG GTGCACCCAGATTGTTGCAAGCCATTGCAAGTGATGGAGTTATTCCCTTCCTGAATGTCTTTGGTGTGACCACTAAGAGAGGAGAGCCATTCCGGGCTCTTCTGTTAACCGCCCTCATCTCAGAATTAGGCATCTTGGTAGCCAACCTTGATATGGTGGCACCTATCATCACCAT GTTCTTCCTTATGTGTTATGGATTTGTCAACATGGCCTGTGCCTTGCAGACATTACTTAGAACACCTAGCTGGAGACCTCGATTCAAGTTTTACCACTG GATTCTCTCCCTTCTGGGATTAGCATTGTGTGTCACTCTGATGTTTATATCTAGCTGGTACTATGCTTTGGTAGCAATTGGCATCGCTGTCTGCATATACAAGTACATTGAATACAAAGG aGCTGAGAAAGAGTGGGGAGATGGAATCCGTGGGTTAGCTATGTCTGCTGCTCGCTACTCCCTGCTGCGACTACAACAAGGGACGCCACACACCAAGAACTGGAG ACCACAGCTGTTAGTGTTGATGAAACTAGAGGAAGACCTGAGTCCCAAGTATCCACAAATGGCTGCGTTTGCCAGTCAGCTGAAAGCAG GAAAAGGTTTGACTTTGGTGAACTCTGTAATTGAGGGTAAATACATGGAGAGATTCAATGATGCTCAGACTGCTAAACAG AAATTGAACAAGACCATTGAACAGTTTGGGGTCAAAGGATTTGCCGATGTTTTGGTCAGTGAAAATGTGGCTGTTGGGATGTGCCACAT GATTCAGAATGCTGGTCTGGGAGGACTGCGACACAACACTGTGATGATTGGCTGGCCATATGGGTGGAGACATGATCATAATGAAAGAAGCTACAAGGTCTTTCTAG aggctgtaaaaaatataaactcaGGACAGATGGCGCTGTTAGCCGTAAAAGGAATCAACCTTTTCCCATCGTCCAATGAGAAGCTGAAAGGAACCATCGATGTCTGGTGGATTGTG CATGATGGAGGTATGCTGATGTTGCTGCCCTTCCTGCTGAAGCAACACAAGACGTGGAAGCACTGCAGACTGAGGGTCTTCACCGTGGCTC AACTGGAGGATAACACCATTCAGATGAAGAAGGACCTGGAGATGTTTATGTATCAGCTGCGTATAGAGGCAGAGGTTCATGTTCTTGAAATG AGTAATAGTGACATCTCTGCCTACACTTATGAAAGAACACTAATGATGGAACAAAGAACAGAGATGTTGAAACAGATGAAGAAGCAGAATGTCAAAGAG GTTCAGTCCATTGTTGACCAGTCCAGAGTGACCACTGTATCCCCCACCAAAATCCAGTTAGAGCCGGTTCAGGAGGAGTCACAGCAGGGCCCAGAGAGTACCACCGACGAGGAGAAGCTGGAGATACACCAGTACACCTTCACCCCAGGGGCAGCCAAGGTCAAACCCCCAGTCAGTAACAATGGGAAGGCTGGGGACTACCTCCAAATCAAACC CGATTCCTCATATAATGGCGTTCATAATAAGAAACC GGACAAGAAAAATATACGACGCATGCACACAGCAGTGCGACTGAATGAGGTCATCATTGAGAAGTCCCACGAGGCCCAGCTTGTGATTCTGAATTTACCAGCCCCACCCAAAACAGAAGCAGGGGAACTGAACT TTATGGAGTACTTGGAGGTGTTGACTGAGGGCTTAGACCGAGTTCTGATGGTTCGAGGATGTGGAAATGAAGTCATCACAATCTATTCATAG